From one Streptomyces sp. ICC1 genomic stretch:
- a CDS encoding aminodeoxychorismate/anthranilate synthase component II encodes MSARILVVDNYDSFVFNLVQYLYQLGAECEVLRNDEVALAHAQDGFDGVLLSPGPGTPEEAGVCVDMVRHCADTGVPVFGVCLGMQSMAVAYGGVVGRAPELLHGKTSPVLHEGLGVFSGLPSPFTATRYHSLAAEPQTLPDALEVTARTADGIIMGLRHREHDVEGVQFHPESVLTEWGHRMLANWLVRCGDAGAVERSVGLAPVVGKAVA; translated from the coding sequence GTGAGCGCGCGCATTCTGGTTGTCGACAACTACGACAGCTTTGTCTTCAACCTGGTCCAGTACCTCTACCAGCTCGGCGCCGAGTGCGAGGTGCTGCGCAACGACGAGGTCGCTCTCGCCCACGCCCAGGACGGATTCGACGGGGTCCTGCTCTCCCCCGGCCCGGGGACCCCGGAAGAGGCGGGCGTCTGCGTGGACATGGTCCGCCACTGCGCGGACACCGGCGTCCCCGTCTTCGGCGTCTGCCTCGGCATGCAGTCGATGGCCGTCGCCTACGGCGGCGTCGTCGGCCGGGCCCCGGAACTGCTGCACGGCAAGACCTCGCCGGTGCTGCACGAGGGCCTCGGCGTCTTCTCGGGACTGCCCTCGCCGTTCACCGCGACCCGCTACCACTCGCTCGCCGCCGAGCCGCAGACCCTCCCGGACGCCCTGGAGGTCACCGCGCGCACCGCGGACGGGATCATCATGGGCCTGCGCCACCGCGAGCACGACGTCGAGGGCGTGCAGTTCCACCCCGAGTCCGTGCTGACCGAGTGGGGCCACCGGATGCTCGCGAACTGGCTGGTGCGCTGCGGTGACGCGGGCGCGGTGGAGCGCTCGGTGGGGCTGGCCCCGGTGGTGGGCAAGGCCGTCGCGTGA
- a CDS encoding FtsW/RodA/SpoVE family cell cycle protein, with product MSVVTNTTTIGAIELPSRRNTELLLLAFAVVIPIFAYANAGLSIHGKLPPGMLTYGLGLGVLAGIAHLVVRRYAKYADPLLLPLATLLNGLGLVLIWRLDQSPRLQNTAKRRYGVFSESAPQQMLYTALAIAMFAAVLLILKDHRVLQRFTYISMAASLVLLILPVVPGLGADVFGAKIWISVGGFSIQPGEFAKIVIAIFFAGYLMVKRDALALASRRFMGLYLPRGRDLGPILMIWGMSLLVLVFENDLGTSLLFFGMFVIMLYVATERTSWIVIGLLMSVGGAAVVGATASHVKARVTAWLDPFACYQKSGACEQVGQSIMSFGSGGVLGTGWGQGNSDLIGFAANSDFIFSTVGEELGLAGVMAFLLLYGLIIERGVRTALAARDPFGKLFAIGLSGAFALQIFVVAGGVMGLIPLTGMTMPFLAAGGSSVLANWILIAILIRISDTARRPAPAPAPSPDSEMTQVVRPS from the coding sequence ATGAGCGTTGTCACCAACACGACCACCATCGGCGCCATCGAGCTGCCGAGCCGGCGGAACACCGAGCTCCTGCTGCTCGCCTTCGCCGTGGTCATCCCGATCTTCGCCTACGCCAACGCGGGCCTGTCGATCCACGGGAAGCTGCCCCCGGGCATGCTCACCTACGGTCTCGGCCTCGGCGTCCTGGCGGGCATCGCCCACCTCGTCGTACGCCGCTACGCCAAGTACGCCGACCCGCTGCTGCTGCCGCTCGCCACGCTCCTCAACGGGCTGGGCCTGGTGCTGATCTGGCGACTCGACCAGTCCCCGCGGCTGCAGAACACCGCCAAGCGCCGCTACGGGGTGTTCTCCGAGTCGGCGCCCCAGCAGATGCTGTACACGGCGCTCGCCATCGCGATGTTCGCCGCCGTGCTGCTGATCCTGAAGGACCACCGGGTCCTCCAGCGGTTCACCTACATCTCGATGGCCGCCTCGCTCGTGCTGCTGATCCTGCCGGTCGTCCCGGGCCTCGGCGCCGACGTCTTCGGCGCCAAGATCTGGATCAGCGTCGGCGGGTTCTCGATCCAGCCCGGCGAGTTCGCGAAGATCGTCATCGCGATCTTCTTCGCGGGCTACCTGATGGTCAAACGCGACGCCCTGGCGCTGGCCAGCCGCCGCTTCATGGGCCTCTACCTGCCGCGCGGCCGCGACCTCGGCCCGATCCTGATGATCTGGGGCATGAGCCTGCTCGTCCTCGTCTTCGAGAACGACCTCGGCACCTCGCTGCTCTTCTTCGGCATGTTCGTGATCATGCTGTACGTCGCCACCGAGCGCACCAGCTGGATCGTCATCGGCCTGCTGATGAGCGTGGGCGGCGCGGCCGTCGTCGGCGCCACCGCGAGCCACGTCAAGGCCCGCGTCACCGCTTGGCTCGACCCCTTCGCCTGCTACCAGAAGTCCGGCGCCTGCGAGCAGGTCGGCCAGTCGATCATGAGCTTCGGCTCCGGCGGGGTCCTCGGCACCGGCTGGGGCCAGGGCAACTCCGACCTCATCGGGTTCGCCGCCAACTCCGACTTCATCTTCTCCACCGTCGGCGAGGAGCTCGGGCTCGCCGGGGTCATGGCCTTCCTCCTGCTCTACGGCCTGATCATCGAGCGGGGCGTGCGCACCGCCCTCGCCGCCCGCGACCCCTTCGGCAAGCTCTTCGCGATCGGCCTCTCCGGCGCCTTCGCGCTCCAGATCTTCGTCGTCGCCGGCGGAGTCATGGGCCTCATCCCCCTCACCGGCATGACGATGCCCTTCCTCGCCGCGGGCGGCTCGTCCGTCCTCGCGAACTGGATCCTCATCGCCATCCTCATCCGGATCAGCGACACCGCACGCCGCCCTGCCCCGGCCCCGGCACCGTCCCCCGACTCCGAGATGACCCAGGTGGTCCGCCCGTCATGA
- the pknB gene encoding Stk1 family PASTA domain-containing Ser/Thr kinase — protein sequence MEEPRRLGGRYELSHVLGRGGMAEVYLAHDTRLGRTVAVKTLRADLARDPSFQARFRREAQSAASLNHPAIVAVYDTGEDYVDNISIPYIVMEYVDGSTLRELLHSGRKLLPERTLEMCIGILQALEYSHRAGIVHRDIKPANVMLTRTGQVKVMDFGIARAMGDSGMTMTQTAAVIGTAQYLSPEQARGEQVDARSDLYSAGCLLYELLAVRPPFIGDSPVAVAYQHVREEPQPPSNFDSEITPEMDAIVLKALVKDADYRYQSADEMRADIEACLDGQPVAATAAMGVAGYGYPDQGHGYGHQGYDQPTTALRTADPGQTSMLPPMPPGDAGYGYGDQGGYDQGGHGRRPQKKSKASTILLVTAGILVLVGAILIGRSLFSGGADNRPVVPKLIGETFEQAQKNGDNVGLTVQKEGEMPCDAAPKGSVCEQNPAEGTKVDKKSVVKVKVSTGAPKVAVPNVMNLAVADAEKALTEKGFVVDKKMVESNRDPGTVLDQNPKGGEAEKGSTVSLQVAKEQSKATVPDLTGKTKEQAAKALTDVKLKLGSVTEIDSPGSPPKTVVAQDRQPNDSVEVGSTVNISIAKSVQQVPVPNLAGKTVNQAKAELASKGLVFGSVLSGPNDGKAIVLTSDPGLGQQVPAGTVVNVNTLAGGQQNGGNNNGGGGFFGGLSGR from the coding sequence ATGGAAGAGCCGCGTCGCCTCGGCGGCCGGTACGAGCTGAGCCACGTGCTCGGCCGCGGTGGCATGGCCGAGGTCTACCTCGCCCACGACACCCGGCTCGGCCGTACCGTCGCCGTCAAGACCCTGCGCGCCGATCTCGCCCGCGACCCGTCCTTCCAGGCCCGGTTCCGTCGCGAGGCCCAGTCGGCCGCATCGCTCAACCACCCGGCGATCGTCGCCGTGTACGACACCGGCGAGGACTACGTCGACAACATCTCCATCCCGTACATCGTGATGGAGTACGTCGACGGCTCGACCCTGCGCGAGCTCCTGCACTCGGGCCGCAAGCTGCTGCCCGAGCGCACCCTGGAGATGTGCATCGGCATCCTCCAGGCGCTGGAGTACTCGCACCGCGCCGGCATCGTGCACCGCGACATCAAGCCCGCCAACGTCATGCTGACCCGGACCGGCCAGGTCAAGGTCATGGACTTCGGCATCGCCCGCGCCATGGGCGACTCTGGCATGACCATGACGCAGACCGCGGCCGTCATCGGCACCGCCCAGTACCTCTCCCCGGAGCAGGCCAGGGGCGAGCAGGTCGACGCGCGCTCCGACCTCTACTCGGCCGGCTGCCTGCTGTACGAGCTCCTCGCCGTCCGGCCGCCGTTCATCGGCGACTCCCCGGTCGCCGTGGCGTACCAGCACGTACGGGAAGAGCCCCAGCCCCCGTCGAACTTCGACTCCGAGATCACGCCCGAGATGGACGCGATCGTGTTGAAGGCGCTGGTCAAGGACGCCGACTACCGCTACCAGTCGGCCGACGAGATGCGCGCCGACATCGAGGCCTGCCTCGACGGCCAGCCCGTCGCCGCCACCGCCGCCATGGGCGTGGCCGGCTACGGCTACCCCGACCAGGGCCACGGCTACGGGCACCAGGGCTACGACCAGCCCACCACCGCCCTGCGCACCGCCGACCCGGGCCAGACCTCCATGCTCCCGCCGATGCCCCCGGGCGACGCGGGGTACGGGTACGGGGACCAGGGCGGCTACGACCAGGGCGGCCACGGCCGCCGGCCGCAGAAGAAGAGCAAGGCCTCGACGATCCTGCTGGTGACCGCCGGCATCCTCGTCCTGGTCGGGGCGATCCTCATCGGGCGCTCCCTCTTCAGCGGCGGCGCCGACAACCGGCCCGTGGTGCCCAAGCTCATCGGCGAGACCTTCGAGCAGGCGCAGAAGAACGGCGACAACGTCGGCCTCACCGTCCAGAAGGAGGGTGAGATGCCGTGCGACGCCGCGCCCAAGGGCAGCGTCTGCGAGCAGAACCCGGCCGAGGGCACCAAGGTCGACAAGAAGTCCGTCGTCAAGGTGAAGGTCTCCACCGGCGCGCCCAAGGTCGCCGTCCCGAACGTCATGAACCTGGCGGTCGCGGATGCGGAGAAGGCGCTCACGGAGAAGGGCTTCGTGGTCGACAAGAAGATGGTCGAGTCCAACCGGGACCCGGGCACCGTCCTCGACCAGAACCCGAAGGGCGGCGAGGCCGAGAAGGGCTCGACGGTCAGCCTCCAGGTGGCCAAGGAGCAGTCCAAGGCCACGGTCCCGGACCTCACGGGCAAGACCAAGGAGCAGGCCGCCAAGGCGCTGACGGACGTGAAGCTGAAGCTCGGCAGCGTCACGGAGATCGATTCCCCCGGGTCCCCGCCGAAGACGGTGGTCGCGCAGGACCGCCAGCCCAACGACTCCGTCGAGGTGGGCTCCACGGTCAACATCTCCATCGCCAAGTCCGTCCAGCAGGTCCCGGTCCCGAACCTGGCCGGCAAGACGGTCAACCAGGCCAAGGCGGAGCTCGCCTCCAAGGGCCTGGTCTTCGGTTCCGTGCTCTCGGGCCCGAACGACGGCAAGGCGATCGTCCTGACCTCGGACCCCGGCCTCGGCCAGCAGGTCCCGGCGGGCACGGTGGTCAACGTCAACACCCTCGCCGGCGGCCAGCAGAACGGCGGCAACAACAACGGCGGCGGAGGCTTCTTCGGAGGCCTCTCCGGCCGCTGA
- a CDS encoding penicillin-binding transpeptidase domain-containing protein, whose amino-acid sequence MNKPLRRISIFCGLLVLALLVRTNWLQYVKAEELSTRKENRRVQIAQYATERGNIIVEGNPITGSAVTDGSDYKFKRTYLDGPLWSPVTGYASQAFGSTQLESLEDGILTGNDDRLFFDRTIGMFTGEKKQGGNVVTTLNSAAQKAAFDALGTKKGAAVAIDPRTGAILALVSTPSYDPTSFAGNSKADEKSWVELKDSEDKKLVNRALRETYPPGSTFKVVTAAAALENGVVTDINAPTDTLDPYILPGTKTELINHASGCGKASLNEALRVSCNSVFANMGDKVTRDNMVKTAEKFGFNNDKIDTPVRAFASVYDKTMGKDGNALSSIGQFNTAATPLQMAMVTAAIANDGKLMKPYMVNQLESPGLDVIEKHEPQEMSRPLSADNAKKLQEMMVNVVEKGTGTTAKIRGTVVGGKTGTAQHGEGNKKRPYAWFISYAENPDGSSPVAVAVVIEDSSADREDISGAGLAAPVAKAVMEAVLKSSKG is encoded by the coding sequence ATGAACAAGCCCCTGCGCCGCATCTCGATCTTCTGCGGGCTGCTCGTCCTGGCACTGCTCGTGCGGACCAACTGGCTCCAGTACGTCAAGGCGGAAGAGCTGAGCACCCGCAAGGAGAACCGCCGGGTCCAGATCGCCCAGTACGCCACCGAGCGCGGCAACATCATCGTCGAGGGCAACCCGATCACCGGCTCCGCCGTCACCGACGGCAGCGACTACAAGTTCAAGCGGACCTACCTCGACGGCCCGCTCTGGTCCCCGGTGACCGGCTACGCCTCGCAGGCCTTCGGCTCCACGCAGCTGGAGTCCCTCGAGGACGGCATCCTCACCGGCAACGACGACCGGCTCTTCTTCGACCGCACCATCGGCATGTTCACCGGCGAGAAGAAGCAGGGCGGCAACGTCGTCACCACGCTGAACTCCGCCGCGCAGAAGGCCGCGTTCGACGCGCTCGGGACCAAGAAGGGCGCGGCCGTGGCGATCGACCCGCGCACCGGCGCGATCCTCGCCCTGGTCAGCACCCCCTCGTACGACCCGACGTCCTTCGCCGGCAACTCGAAGGCCGACGAGAAGTCCTGGGTCGAGCTCAAGGACAGCGAGGACAAGAAGCTGGTCAACCGCGCCCTGCGCGAGACCTACCCGCCCGGCTCCACCTTCAAGGTGGTCACCGCGGCGGCGGCCCTGGAGAACGGGGTCGTCACGGACATCAACGCGCCGACCGACACCCTCGACCCGTACATCCTGCCGGGCACCAAGACCGAGCTGATCAACCACGCCTCGGGGTGCGGGAAGGCCAGCCTCAACGAGGCCCTGCGCGTCTCCTGCAACTCCGTCTTCGCCAACATGGGCGACAAGGTGACGCGGGACAACATGGTCAAGACCGCGGAGAAGTTCGGCTTCAACAACGACAAGATCGACACGCCGGTCCGCGCCTTCGCCAGCGTCTACGACAAGACCATGGGCAAGGACGGCAACGCCCTCAGCTCCATCGGCCAGTTCAACACGGCCGCCACCCCGCTGCAGATGGCCATGGTCACCGCCGCCATCGCCAACGACGGCAAGCTGATGAAGCCGTACATGGTCAACCAGCTGGAATCGCCCGGCCTCGACGTCATCGAGAAGCACGAGCCGCAGGAAATGAGCCGGCCCCTCTCCGCGGACAACGCGAAGAAGCTCCAGGAGATGATGGTCAACGTCGTCGAGAAGGGCACCGGCACCACCGCCAAGATCAGGGGCACCGTCGTCGGCGGCAAGACCGGCACCGCCCAGCACGGCGAGGGCAACAAGAAGCGCCCGTACGCCTGGTTCATCTCCTACGCCGAGAACCCCGACGGCTCCTCGCCCGTCGCCGTCGCCGTCGTGATCGAGGACAGCAGCGCGGACCGCGAGGACATCTCCGGTGCCGGTCTCGCCGCACCCGTTGCCAAGGCCGTCATGGAAGCCGTATTGAAGAGCAGCAAGGGGTGA
- a CDS encoding PP2C family serine/threonine-protein phosphatase gives MSLSLRFAAGSHKGMIREGNEDSGYAGPRLLAIADGMGGQAAGEVASSEVISALVQLDDDVPGSDMLTALSTAVQRANDQLRAMVEEDPQLEGMGTTLTALLWTGQRLGLVHVGDSRAYLLRDGILTQITQDHTWVQRLVDEGRITEEEATTHPQRSLLMRALGSGDIVEPDLSIREVRVGDRYLICSDGLSGVVSHQTLEETLADYHGPRETVASLIQLALRGGGPDNITCIVADVLDTDSGDTLAAQVNDTPVVVGAVAENQHHQFFDGGNAMQTPAGRASGLGRQAPPPAGAFGPPGSGEAPGYGGYGAQGQGGGAGGGYGGFGEADPYDGDAGYEDTYDHPRRRRGKGRKWTTRTLTLLVVLGLLGGGLYAGYRWTQTQFYVGVKGEHVALFRGISQKLGPLELSKVETDRPDIELKYLPAFKRKQVEATISESSLDGAREKIDQLGTQASACKKDEERRAAEAQGNQTPGPALTAAEQQVVGLCEKQ, from the coding sequence ATGAGTCTGTCCCTGCGGTTCGCCGCCGGATCGCACAAGGGCATGATCCGGGAGGGGAACGAGGACTCCGGCTACGCCGGGCCGCGCCTCCTCGCGATCGCCGACGGCATGGGCGGCCAGGCCGCCGGTGAAGTCGCCAGCTCCGAGGTGATCTCCGCCCTCGTCCAGCTCGACGACGACGTCCCGGGCTCCGACATGCTCACCGCGCTCAGCACGGCGGTGCAGCGCGCTAACGACCAGTTGCGCGCCATGGTCGAGGAGGACCCCCAGCTCGAGGGCATGGGCACCACGCTCACCGCCCTCCTGTGGACGGGCCAGCGCCTCGGCCTGGTCCACGTCGGGGACTCCCGCGCCTACCTGCTCCGTGACGGCATCCTCACGCAGATCACCCAGGACCACACCTGGGTGCAGCGCCTCGTCGACGAGGGCCGGATCACGGAGGAGGAAGCCACCACGCACCCGCAGCGCTCCCTCCTGATGAGAGCGCTCGGCAGCGGCGACATCGTCGAACCCGACCTCTCCATCCGCGAGGTCCGCGTCGGCGACCGCTATCTGATCTGCTCCGACGGGCTCTCCGGCGTGGTCTCCCACCAGACCCTGGAAGAGACCCTCGCCGACTACCACGGCCCGCGCGAGACCGTGGCCTCGCTCATCCAGCTCGCGCTGCGCGGCGGCGGCCCCGACAACATCACCTGCATCGTGGCCGACGTCCTCGACACCGACAGCGGCGACACCCTGGCCGCACAGGTCAACGACACCCCGGTCGTCGTCGGCGCGGTCGCCGAGAACCAGCACCACCAGTTCTTCGACGGCGGCAACGCCATGCAGACGCCCGCCGGCCGCGCCTCCGGGCTCGGCCGCCAGGCCCCCCCGCCCGCGGGCGCCTTCGGGCCCCCCGGCAGCGGAGAGGCCCCCGGGTACGGCGGGTACGGCGCCCAGGGACAGGGCGGCGGAGCCGGCGGCGGGTACGGCGGCTTCGGCGAAGCCGACCCGTACGACGGCGACGCGGGGTACGAGGACACGTACGACCACCCGCGCCGGCGGCGCGGCAAGGGCCGCAAGTGGACCACGCGCACGCTGACCCTGCTGGTGGTCCTCGGACTCCTCGGCGGCGGTCTGTACGCGGGCTACCGCTGGACGCAGACGCAGTTCTACGTGGGCGTCAAGGGCGAGCACGTCGCGCTGTTCCGCGGCATCAGCCAGAAGCTCGGCCCCCTGGAGCTCTCCAAGGTGGAGACCGACCGCCCCGACATCGAACTGAAGTACCTGCCGGCCTTCAAGCGCAAGCAGGTCGAGGCGACCATCAGCGAGAGCAGCCTCGACGGTGCCCGCGAGAAGATCGACCAGCTCGGCACCCAGGCCTCCGCGTGCAAGAAGGACGAGGAGCGGCGCGCCGCCGAGGCGCAGGGCAACCAGACGCCCGGCCCCGCCCTGACCGCCGCCGAGCAGCAGGTCGTCGGCCTGTGCGAGAAGCAGTAG
- a CDS encoding class E sortase, producing MSRAAPPPNRSLLAGFLSLLGELLITVGLVLGLFVAYSLWWTNVLADRDASARGDAVREQWDLPAAAPSAPAEPGALDTQGGIGFLHVPAMKNGEVLVKRGTQADVINEGVAGYYTEPIKSALPWDATGNFTLAAHRDGHGAKFHNIDKLGKGDAVVFETRDTWYVYKVFAELKQTSRYNVDAISPVPKESGRTAAGRYITLTTCTPVYTSKYRYIVWGELVRTEKVDDKRTPPVELRQ from the coding sequence GTGTCACGTGCCGCACCGCCCCCGAACCGCAGTCTCCTCGCGGGGTTCCTGAGCCTGCTGGGCGAGCTCCTGATCACGGTGGGCCTGGTGCTCGGCCTGTTCGTGGCCTACTCGCTGTGGTGGACGAACGTGCTCGCGGACCGGGACGCCTCGGCGCGCGGCGACGCGGTCCGCGAACAGTGGGACCTGCCGGCGGCCGCCCCGTCGGCGCCCGCCGAGCCGGGGGCGCTGGACACCCAGGGCGGCATCGGGTTCCTGCACGTGCCGGCGATGAAGAACGGCGAGGTGCTCGTCAAACGGGGTACGCAGGCCGACGTCATCAACGAGGGCGTCGCCGGGTACTACACGGAGCCGATCAAGTCGGCGCTGCCGTGGGACGCGACGGGCAACTTCACGCTCGCGGCGCACCGCGACGGCCACGGGGCGAAGTTCCACAACATCGACAAGCTCGGCAAGGGCGACGCGGTCGTCTTCGAGACCCGCGACACCTGGTACGTCTACAAGGTCTTCGCGGAGCTCAAGCAGACCTCGCGGTACAACGTGGACGCGATCAGCCCGGTCCCCAAGGAATCCGGCAGGACGGCCGCGGGCCGCTACATCACCCTGACGACCTGCACGCCCGTGTACACCTCGAAGTACCGCTACATCGTGTGGGGCGAGCTGGTCCGCACGGAGAAGGTCGACGACAAGCGCACCCCGCCGGTGGAGCTCCGCCAGTAA
- a CDS encoding FHA domain-containing protein: MSELTLTVMRLGFLAVLWLFVIVAVQVIRSDLFGTRVTQRGSRRGQSATGAPQQQGRQAAAPPQQRQRRGAPTKLVVSEGTLTGTTVALAGQTITLGRAHDSTIVLDDDYASSRHARIYPDRDGQWIVEDLGSTNGTYLDRTRLTTPTPIPPGAPIRIGKTVIELRK, from the coding sequence ATGTCAGAGCTGACCCTGACGGTCATGCGGTTGGGTTTCCTGGCCGTTCTGTGGCTGTTCGTCATCGTGGCCGTCCAGGTCATCCGCAGCGATCTCTTCGGTACGAGAGTCACGCAGCGCGGTTCCCGGCGCGGCCAAAGCGCCACCGGCGCCCCGCAGCAGCAGGGCCGCCAGGCGGCGGCTCCACCGCAGCAGCGCCAGCGCCGCGGTGCGCCGACCAAGCTCGTCGTGTCCGAGGGCACCCTCACGGGTACCACGGTGGCCCTCGCGGGCCAGACGATCACCTTGGGCCGCGCCCACGACTCCACGATCGTGCTGGACGACGACTACGCCTCCAGCAGGCATGCCAGGATCTATCCCGACCGTGACGGTCAGTGGATCGTCGAGGATCTCGGGTCCACCAACGGCACGTATCTCGACCGGACCCGGCTGACCACTCCGACGCCCATTCCGCCGGGCGCCCCGATCCGCATCGGCAAGACCGTCATCGAGCTGCGGAAGTAG
- a CDS encoding methyltransferase yields the protein MKRTYRLLYRLGTLPWQHTDIPTAVQDLVVGPEALPAGRTVDLGCGTGEQARYLAAHGWQVTAIDYIPAAITAARRLDPDGTVDWLVADVTRAEEITSGRRTAATVGLILDNGCLHGIAAADRPGWAHTVDTLAAPGATLLVRAAPARRASIAVPAGINRDDLTALLADNWRPADPPDTSPRSMWHRYTRL from the coding sequence ATGAAGCGCACCTACCGGCTGCTGTACCGGCTCGGTACCCTCCCCTGGCAGCACACCGACATTCCCACCGCTGTGCAGGATCTTGTAGTGGGCCCCGAGGCCTTGCCGGCGGGCCGGACTGTGGACCTCGGCTGCGGTACCGGCGAACAGGCCCGCTATCTGGCCGCACACGGCTGGCAGGTCACCGCCATCGACTACATTCCCGCCGCCATCACCGCCGCACGCCGCCTGGATCCCGACGGCACCGTCGACTGGCTCGTCGCCGACGTCACACGGGCCGAGGAGATCACTTCCGGACGGCGGACGGCCGCCACGGTCGGGCTCATCCTCGACAACGGCTGCCTGCACGGAATCGCCGCCGCCGACCGGCCCGGCTGGGCACACACCGTCGACACACTCGCCGCTCCCGGCGCCACCCTTCTCGTACGCGCCGCACCCGCCCGGCGCGCGAGCATCGCCGTGCCCGCCGGAATCAACCGCGACGACCTGACCGCACTCCTCGCAGACAACTGGCGCCCGGCAGACCCGCCCGATACCTCACCGCGCTCCATGTGGCACCGATACACCCGTCTCTGA
- a CDS encoding DUF3662 and FHA domain-containing protein, protein MGVLKRFEQRLEGLVNGTFAKVFKSEVQPVEIAGALQRECDNNATIWNRERTVVPNDFIVELSTGDFERLSPYSGQLGDELAGLVRDYAKQQRYSFMGTIKVQLEKADDLDTGLYRVRSRTLASSTSQAPGQPAPGQGHQAPPAQPGGYGYPPVSAPPMPAGPPPGGPGARRPAPGGPGPAAPASPGGSVRRHWIEINGTRHQISRPTLVLGRSTEADVRIDDPGVSRRHCEIRTGTPSTIQDLGSTNGIVVDGQHTTRATLRDGSRIVVGSTTIIYRQAEG, encoded by the coding sequence ATGGGAGTCCTGAAGCGGTTCGAGCAGCGACTCGAAGGTCTGGTGAACGGCACCTTCGCCAAGGTGTTCAAGTCCGAGGTCCAGCCGGTGGAGATCGCCGGCGCCCTCCAGCGGGAGTGCGACAACAACGCGACCATCTGGAACCGGGAGCGGACGGTCGTCCCGAACGACTTCATCGTGGAGCTGAGCACGGGCGACTTCGAGCGCCTGAGCCCCTACTCGGGCCAGCTCGGCGACGAGCTCGCGGGCCTCGTCCGCGACTACGCCAAGCAGCAGCGCTACAGCTTCATGGGCACCATCAAGGTCCAGCTGGAGAAGGCGGACGACCTGGACACCGGGCTCTACCGGGTCCGCAGCCGTACGCTCGCCTCCAGCACCTCCCAGGCCCCCGGCCAGCCGGCTCCGGGCCAGGGGCACCAGGCCCCGCCGGCCCAGCCCGGCGGCTACGGGTACCCCCCGGTCTCCGCGCCGCCGATGCCGGCGGGACCGCCCCCGGGCGGACCCGGCGCGCGCCGGCCGGCTCCCGGCGGACCGGGCCCCGCGGCTCCCGCGTCCCCCGGTGGCTCCGTGCGACGCCACTGGATCGAGATCAACGGCACCCGCCACCAGATCTCGCGCCCCACGCTCGTACTCGGCCGAAGCACCGAAGCCGATGTGCGGATCGACGACCCCGGCGTCTCGCGCCGGCACTGTGAGATCCGGACCGGAACGCCCTCGACGATCCAGGATCTAGGGTCCACCAACGGCATCGTGGTGGACGGGCAGCACACCACCCGCGCTACGCTCCGCGACGGTTCGCGGATCGTCGTGGGCAGCACCACCATCATTTATCGGCAAGCCGAAGGGTGA